The following proteins are co-located in the Streptomyces bottropensis ATCC 25435 genome:
- a CDS encoding M1 family metallopeptidase, giving the protein MPLIPRSRSRRVQAALLASAVSVCLIAASAPSPAVPLGVGDRLFPHLGNPGYDVRSYDLSFSYRGSNREPLTAVTTIDARTTSRLERVNLDFSHGKVGSVEVDGEPAAFTSAGEDLVITPTEPLPEGSRTRITVRHTSDPVYTGSEEGGWLRTADGLAMANQADAAHVVFPCNDHPSDKAMFTVRVTVPDGYTAVSNGLATGTDRAAGTTTWTYRTQHPMATELAQVSIGRSAVLRRTGPHGLPVRDVVPAKDREKLEPWLGKTPAQIEWMEDRVGPYPFETYGVLIAEAQTGFELETQTLSLFERELFVRPEYPKWYVESIMVHELAHQWFGNSVSPRTWSDLWLNEGHATWYEALYAEEVAGRTLEARMKAAYGASDRWRTAGGPPAAPKEAKDGQKIGIFRANVYDGAALFLYALRQEIGAPAFDRLQRAWVTVHRDGVASTADFRDLASVIAGRDLDAFFHAWLYEVRTPPMPGHPDWKSTPASAAPAKR; this is encoded by the coding sequence ATGCCGCTCATCCCACGCTCCAGGAGCCGCCGCGTCCAGGCCGCGCTGCTCGCCTCCGCCGTCTCCGTCTGCCTGATCGCCGCGAGCGCCCCCTCGCCCGCCGTGCCCCTCGGCGTCGGCGACCGCCTCTTCCCGCACCTCGGCAACCCCGGATACGACGTGCGGTCGTACGACCTCTCCTTCAGCTACCGCGGCAGCAACCGCGAGCCGCTCACGGCCGTCACCACGATCGACGCCCGGACGACCTCCCGTCTTGAGCGGGTCAACCTCGACTTCTCGCACGGCAAGGTCGGCTCCGTCGAGGTCGACGGGGAACCCGCTGCCTTCACCAGCGCGGGCGAGGATCTGGTGATCACACCCACGGAGCCGCTCCCCGAGGGCAGCCGCACCCGCATCACCGTGCGGCACACCAGCGACCCCGTGTACACGGGGAGCGAGGAGGGCGGCTGGCTGCGGACCGCCGACGGGCTCGCGATGGCCAACCAGGCCGACGCGGCACATGTGGTGTTCCCGTGCAACGACCACCCCTCCGACAAGGCCATGTTCACCGTCCGCGTCACCGTGCCCGACGGCTACACGGCCGTCTCCAACGGTCTGGCCACCGGCACGGACCGCGCCGCCGGAACCACCACCTGGACCTACCGCACCCAGCACCCCATGGCCACCGAACTGGCCCAGGTCTCCATCGGCCGCTCCGCGGTCCTGCGCCGGACCGGACCGCACGGCCTGCCCGTGCGCGACGTCGTCCCCGCGAAGGACCGCGAGAAGCTCGAACCGTGGCTCGGCAAGACCCCCGCCCAGATCGAGTGGATGGAGGACAGGGTCGGCCCGTACCCCTTCGAGACGTACGGCGTGCTGATCGCCGAGGCGCAGACCGGGTTCGAGCTGGAGACACAGACCCTCTCCCTCTTCGAGCGCGAGCTGTTCGTCCGGCCCGAGTACCCGAAGTGGTACGTCGAGTCGATCATGGTGCACGAGCTGGCCCACCAGTGGTTCGGCAACAGCGTCAGCCCCCGCACCTGGTCCGACCTGTGGCTCAACGAGGGACACGCCACCTGGTACGAGGCCCTGTACGCCGAGGAGGTCGCGGGCCGGACGCTGGAGGCGAGGATGAAGGCCGCGTACGGCGCCTCCGACCGCTGGCGGACCGCCGGGGGCCCGCCCGCCGCACCCAAGGAGGCCAAGGACGGCCAGAAGATCGGCATCTTCCGGGCCAACGTCTACGACGGGGCCGCGCTCTTCCTCTACGCCCTGCGCCAGGAGATCGGCGCCCCCGCCTTCGACCGGCTGCAGCGGGCCTGGGTCACCGTCCACCGGGACGGTGTCGCCTCGACCGCCGACTTCCGGGACCTCGCCTCCGTGATCGCCGGACGCGACCTGGACGCGTTCTTCCACGCCTGGCTGTACGAGGTGCGGACGCCGCCGATGCCGGGCCACCCCGACTGGAAGTCGACCCCGGCGTCGGCGGCGCCGGCGAAGCGGTAG
- the hflX gene encoding GTPase HflX — translation MTSSSSPSQAAQSAFAQNNPENLRADALMEEDVAWSFEIDGERDGDQFDRSDRAALRRVAGLSTELEDVTEVEYRQLRLERVVLVGVWTTGTVRDAENSLAELAALAETAGALVLDGVIQRRDKPDAATYIGSGKANELRDVVLDSGADTVICDGELSPGQLIHLEDVVKVKVIDRTALILDIFAQHAKSREGKAQVALAQMQYMLPRLRGWGQSLSRQMGGGKGGGLATRGPGETKIETDRRRIREKMAKMRREIAEMKTGREIKRQERRRNKVPSVAIAGYTNAGKSSLLNRLTGAGVLVENSLFATLDPTVRRAETPSGRLYTLADTVGFVRHLPHHLVEAFRSTMEEVGDADLILHVVDGSHPAPEEQLAAVREVIRDVGATKVPEIVVINKADAADPLTLQRLLRVEKRSIAVSARSGQGIAELLALIDHELPRPSVEIEALVPYTHGKLVARTHTEGEVISEEHTPEGTLLKARVHEELAADLAPYVPAATL, via the coding sequence ATGACCTCCTCTTCTTCCCCTTCCCAGGCCGCACAGAGCGCCTTCGCGCAGAACAACCCCGAGAATCTTCGGGCCGATGCCCTGATGGAAGAGGACGTCGCCTGGAGCTTCGAGATCGACGGAGAACGGGACGGCGACCAGTTCGACCGCTCCGACCGCGCGGCTCTGCGCCGTGTCGCGGGCCTCTCCACCGAGCTCGAGGACGTCACCGAGGTCGAGTACCGACAGCTCCGTCTGGAGCGCGTCGTACTCGTCGGTGTCTGGACCACGGGAACCGTGCGGGACGCGGAGAACTCGCTGGCCGAGCTGGCCGCCCTCGCGGAGACCGCGGGCGCGCTCGTGCTCGACGGCGTGATCCAGCGCCGCGACAAGCCGGACGCGGCCACCTACATCGGCTCCGGCAAGGCCAACGAGCTGCGGGACGTCGTCCTCGACTCGGGCGCGGACACCGTCATCTGCGACGGTGAACTGAGCCCCGGCCAGCTCATCCATCTCGAAGACGTCGTCAAGGTCAAGGTCATCGACCGTACGGCCCTGATCCTCGACATCTTCGCCCAGCACGCCAAGTCCCGTGAGGGCAAGGCGCAGGTCGCGCTCGCGCAGATGCAGTACATGCTGCCGAGGCTCCGCGGCTGGGGTCAGTCACTGTCCCGTCAGATGGGCGGTGGCAAGGGCGGTGGCCTCGCCACCCGTGGTCCCGGTGAGACCAAGATCGAGACGGACCGGCGACGGATCCGCGAGAAGATGGCGAAGATGCGCCGGGAGATCGCGGAGATGAAGACCGGCCGCGAGATCAAGCGTCAGGAGCGCCGCCGCAACAAGGTGCCCTCGGTCGCCATCGCCGGCTACACCAACGCAGGCAAGTCCTCCCTGCTCAACCGCCTCACGGGCGCGGGTGTGCTGGTGGAGAACTCCCTGTTCGCGACCCTCGACCCGACCGTGCGCCGGGCCGAGACCCCGAGCGGGCGGCTGTACACGCTGGCGGACACCGTCGGCTTCGTACGCCACCTGCCGCACCACCTCGTCGAGGCGTTCCGCTCCACGATGGAGGAGGTCGGTGACGCCGACCTGATCCTGCACGTGGTCGACGGCTCGCACCCCGCGCCGGAGGAGCAGCTGGCCGCCGTGCGCGAGGTCATCCGTGACGTGGGCGCGACCAAGGTCCCCGAGATCGTGGTGATCAACAAGGCGGACGCGGCCGACCCGCTGACGCTGCAGCGGCTGCTGCGGGTCGAGAAGCGCTCCATCGCGGTCTCGGCCCGTTCCGGCCAGGGCATCGCGGAGCTCCTCGCCCTGATCGACCACGAGCTGCCGCGTCCCTCGGTCGAGATCGAGGCGCTCGTGCCGTACACCCACGGCAAGCTCGTCGCCCGCACCCACACCGAGGGCGAGGTGATCTCCGAGGAGCACACCCCGGAGGGCACCCTGCTCAAGGCCCGGGTGCACGAGGAGCTGGCGGCCGACCTGGCGCCGTACGTCCCGGCGGCGACGCTTTGA
- a CDS encoding trypsin-like serine peptidase: MRPIRPLFTARRGRGTRRRTSPVVAAVGLATVLSLTATACGSGDTTANADASASAQDSGSAGDGKIRIPDDIKDKLKEHGIDLDKWRGGAWKNWNKDDWLREAEDYVNPIIEDLWDPDRMRDAEEPDKEVDESDLTGDQGVTDPTPRPVDATAVSAKYHANVPEAGKVFFDAPEGTMVCSATVVQDPANPGKSNMVWTAGHCVHAGKAGGWYRNIAFVPSYNDSGRSASERQTATKEEVAPYGVWWGDWAQTSDQWIEQGGQTGGDGAPYDFAVIHVTPEEGSGGKSLEETVGSALPVDFDAPAVPQVKSITATGYPAGAPYDGETMYQCQDRPGRFSLVEADPTMYRIGCSMTGGSSGGGWVATGSDGQPALVSNTSIGPASAGWLAGPRLGKEAEGVYQAVSDKFAH; encoded by the coding sequence ATGCGACCCATACGACCGCTCTTCACCGCTCGTCGCGGGAGGGGCACGCGCCGCAGAACCTCCCCCGTCGTGGCCGCGGTCGGCCTTGCCACGGTTCTGTCGTTGACCGCCACCGCGTGCGGTTCGGGTGACACCACGGCCAACGCCGACGCGTCGGCGTCCGCGCAGGACAGCGGCAGCGCGGGCGACGGCAAGATCCGGATTCCGGACGACATCAAGGACAAGCTCAAGGAACACGGGATCGATCTCGACAAGTGGCGGGGCGGTGCCTGGAAGAACTGGAACAAGGACGACTGGCTGCGCGAGGCCGAGGACTACGTCAACCCGATCATCGAGGACCTGTGGGACCCGGATCGGATGCGGGACGCCGAGGAGCCGGACAAGGAGGTCGACGAGAGCGACCTCACCGGTGACCAGGGCGTGACCGACCCGACGCCGCGGCCCGTCGATGCCACGGCGGTGTCGGCGAAGTACCACGCGAACGTCCCCGAGGCGGGCAAGGTGTTCTTCGACGCGCCCGAAGGCACCATGGTCTGCTCGGCGACCGTGGTCCAGGATCCGGCCAACCCGGGCAAGTCCAACATGGTGTGGACGGCCGGCCACTGCGTGCACGCCGGCAAGGCGGGCGGCTGGTACCGCAACATCGCCTTCGTGCCCTCGTACAACGACAGTGGCAGGTCGGCGTCGGAGCGGCAGACCGCCACCAAGGAGGAGGTCGCTCCGTACGGCGTCTGGTGGGGTGACTGGGCGCAGACCTCGGACCAGTGGATCGAGCAGGGCGGTCAGACGGGCGGTGACGGTGCGCCGTACGACTTCGCGGTGATCCATGTGACGCCGGAGGAGGGAAGCGGGGGCAAGTCGCTGGAGGAGACGGTCGGTTCGGCCCTGCCGGTGGACTTCGACGCGCCTGCCGTGCCGCAGGTGAAGAGCATCACGGCGACGGGGTACCCGGCCGGGGCTCCGTACGACGGCGAGACGATGTACCAGTGCCAGGACAGGCCCGGCCGGTTCTCGCTCGTCGAGGCCGACCCGACGATGTACCGCATCGGCTGCTCCATGACCGGCGGTTCGTCCGGCGGCGGCTGGGTGGCGACCGGTTCGGACGGGCAGCCCGCGCTGGTGTCCAACACCTCCATCGGTCCGGCGAGCGCCGGCTGGCTGGCGGGGCCGCGGCTGGGCAAGGAGGCCGAGGGTGTGTACCAGGCCGTGAGCGACAAGTTCGCGCATTGA